The Fibrobacter sp. UWEL nucleotide sequence CTTCCATCATGGCGAGGCCTTCCAGCGAAGTCTTGATGCCGCATACGTACTTGCTCGTGAAGGAACCCGTCGCGCGGAACTGTTCCAGACAGTCGGCGATATCACGATAGTAGTTGGCGAACGCCTCGATAAAACCTGCGGGATGCCCAGCCTTAAAGCGGTTGTATCGCGGTAGATTGGCAATCTTTACATCACCCGTTCTATCACTTAACGAGACACGACCCTGCAGGTCACAAACCTTCAGTGTTTCCGGTTCCAGCTGGAACCATTCAGCACTACCTTCACTACCGTACACACGGATACGCAAACCATTGCGGTTGCCCAGCGCAGTCTTGCTGAACCATATCTGAGCGCGAACGTCATTCGTATAACGAACCAAAGCACCCACGTTGTCCACAATCTGCGGGAACAAACCATAAGTCGCCTCATCCGCGATAATTCGAGTGGGGCGCTCACCCGTCAAGAAATAAACCATATTGTGCAAGTGACTTCCCAAGTCCAGAGAAATCTTGGGGATCACCGTATCCTTCAGGCGCCAGGCCTGGGGTTTCGGCGGTGCACCGTTACTGCCCAGGCGCAAGAATCCTTCCTGAGGCATTTCCACCTGGACCTGCTGGATCTTGCCCAGCTTTCCATCCTCGATCCACTGCTTTAATTCGCGGACCATGGGATATCCGGTGTAATTATAAGTGGTGCAGAAAAACTGTTTCGTCTCGGCCACCGCATCCGCAATGGCATTGCCCTCGGCAACACTTGTGGCCAAGGACTTTTCGCAAATCACGGCAAAGCCCGCACGCAATGCAGCCACCACAATTTCTTCGTGATAATCCGTGGGAGCCAAAACCACAACTGCGTCCAGCTTGCCCTTTTCCGCGACCAGCAATTCCTTGTAATCCGCGTAAACACGATCCGGCGCAACACCCCAAACTTCGGCGGTCTGCTTGTTCACATCGACGTGGGTACTAAAGGCACCGGCCACCAACTTAAAGCGGCCATCCATCTGGCTTGCGGCCTTGTGA carries:
- a CDS encoding Gfo/Idh/MocA family protein, producing the protein MQKAFEIAFIGGGVNSAIGEVHKAASQMDGRFKLVAGAFSTHVDVNKQTAEVWGVAPDRVYADYKELLVAEKGKLDAVVVLAPTDYHEEIVVAALRAGFAVICEKSLATSVAEGNAIADAVAETKQFFCTTYNYTGYPMVRELKQWIEDGKLGKIQQVQVEMPQEGFLRLGSNGAPPKPQAWRLKDTVIPKISLDLGSHLHNMVYFLTGERPTRIIADEATYGLFPQIVDNVGALVRYTNDVRAQIWFSKTALGNRNGLRIRVYGSEGSAEWFQLEPETLKVCDLQGRVSLSDRTGDVKIANLPRYNRFKAGHPAGFIEAFANYYRDIADCLEQFRATGSFTSKYVCGIKTSLEGLAMMEAAAISAKSQKWEDI